In the Deltaproteobacteria bacterium genome, one interval contains:
- a CDS encoding carotenoid 1,2-hydratase, whose translation MIKRYFRPAGLICIYVVVGAVFLWGSGTIFGGEYLSVEGPCDFAFPADHGAHPGYQTEWWYYTGNLYAEGGRPFGVQLTIFRRQLIPPGAEKGWPSHPSSWRAKNLFLAHIALSDVEGGRFYWDEDVAREAVGLGGVAETGDAIEVFLGRWKSMMTPSGHHLTATTDTFSFDLTCTPRKAPTAHGRGGYSQKGLGPESASCYYSLTRLEASGDLFVNGRTYKVKGSAWMDHEYSTAPLEPTLAGWDWFSLQLSDKTELMLYILREKDGSWNPASSGTFVPSTGAPQHLSRDDFRVEVMDRWRSPHSGGDYPCQWRIRVFPLQLDLEISPRMEDQELRLTRSMRVSYWEGCVTIRGRKGRGAVEGAGYVELTGYATPFDLLGQEKR comes from the coding sequence GTGATCAAACGATATTTTCGACCGGCCGGGTTAATCTGCATCTATGTGGTGGTGGGTGCCGTCTTTCTCTGGGGAAGCGGGACAATATTCGGGGGGGAGTATCTCTCTGTTGAGGGGCCCTGTGATTTTGCATTTCCCGCGGATCACGGGGCCCATCCCGGGTATCAGACAGAGTGGTGGTATTATACGGGGAATCTTTACGCAGAGGGCGGACGTCCCTTCGGGGTTCAACTGACCATCTTCAGACGGCAGCTCATCCCTCCAGGCGCTGAAAAAGGGTGGCCGTCCCATCCGTCGTCGTGGCGCGCAAAGAATCTCTTCCTGGCCCATATCGCCCTTTCAGACGTGGAGGGCGGGCGCTTTTACTGGGATGAGGACGTGGCCAGAGAGGCGGTGGGACTTGGCGGCGTAGCCGAGACAGGGGATGCGATCGAGGTCTTCCTGGGCCGGTGGAAGTCCATGATGACGCCCTCGGGACATCATCTGACAGCGACGACCGACACGTTCTCTTTTGACCTGACATGTACGCCCCGCAAGGCCCCCACGGCGCACGGCAGGGGAGGATACAGCCAAAAAGGCCTGGGGCCTGAAAGCGCCAGCTGCTACTATTCCCTCACCCGCCTTGAGGCCTCGGGAGATCTCTTCGTGAATGGAAGGACTTATAAAGTGAAAGGGTCGGCCTGGATGGACCACGAGTACAGCACGGCCCCCCTGGAGCCGACACTCGCGGGGTGGGACTGGTTCAGCCTTCAGTTGTCTGACAAGACCGAGCTGATGCTCTACATCCTGCGGGAAAAAGACGGTTCGTGGAACCCTGCCTCCAGCGGGACATTTGTGCCTTCCACAGGGGCGCCGCAACACCTTTCGAGGGATGACTTTCGTGTGGAGGTCATGGACCGATGGCGGAGCCCCCATTCAGGGGGAGATTACCCCTGCCAATGGCGGATCCGGGTGTTCCCGTTGCAGCTCGATCTGGAAATCTCCCCTCGAATGGAGGACCAGGAACTGCGGCTGACCCGTTCCATGCGGGTGAGCTACTGGGAGGGGTGCGTGACGATCAGGGGGCGGAAGGGCCGTGGCGCCGTGGAGGGCGCAGGATACGTGGAACTGACCGGATACGCCACCCCCTTTGATCTCCTGGGTCAGGAAAAAAGATAG
- a CDS encoding ABC transporter permease, with protein MTYLRLFIWFNTRQLRRHPWRLVAVILGIALGAAVFTSVRLAVDASLDAFTQSMDLLSGKADWSVLGRGTRVPEHLVARLKTDTAVETASPFISTYVKVHGKDLPPFLLIGIDPILDYPLRTWQQDAPDQEEGILWLDLIRLPNTCLMTRTLAQTLRRSPGDLIQLSHVNTITPFHILGILKPRGLARVEGGAMAITDIATIQEFIGCQGWVDRIDLKLKPWAGEADLRRIRGALPEAFGLERSAETKETGEAMIRGYQLNLSVLSLVSLFVGMFLVYSLVSLNAAARRNELAVLKALGGSTGLIFLLILSEGIALGIFGWLVAIPIGSMLVQYLLTAVSGTVDSLFVRVQAVALRPDAWEILLSFVITVGTSLIAAFKPAWDATRIAPKEAMTIHGSISSPPSTGRVFFPVGLSLIALSWPLALLPPVGSFPLAGYVSAGLLIVGFSCLSPPLLRIIGSRLAGPLRRLGGEPAFLAGRYVREGGNRTAISVGALITAVALFVSLVIMVNSFRYTVSLWIEQTLAADYLLRPSMAGLNKYRDALPDQVVQAIQGMGPDVDVLPYRRLHLRHNKLPYELEAVNLNKLMNYGGFILLRGRMEKIGDDLFGGQGVLVSEVFSNRSGLSPGDRYRAQVGEVVLDLPILGVFRDYRTNGGAVYMDLTAYQSMTGDIAWGGVRFFFKDRERDLKAAIRDLEDRILRCCAQDHPLEMASGLQLRREVLRIFDETFAVTTVLLLIALVVSALGIATTLTVLVLERFRQLNTLAAIGASRGQIRAMVFWEAALMVAAGELIGLACGFFLSSFLIYVINPQSFGWTFLYRIDIGTFLVSLPLILATALAAALPAARLILRASPAQALKEA; from the coding sequence ATGACCTATCTCCGTCTGTTTATCTGGTTCAATACCCGACAGCTCCGCAGGCACCCGTGGCGTCTTGTCGCCGTCATCCTGGGAATCGCTCTCGGCGCGGCCGTTTTCACAAGCGTGCGCCTTGCCGTCGATGCCTCCCTGGACGCCTTCACCCAAAGCATGGACCTGCTCTCCGGAAAGGCTGACTGGTCCGTCCTGGGCCGGGGGACCCGCGTACCGGAACACCTGGTGGCCCGGTTGAAAACAGATACCGCCGTGGAAACCGCATCCCCCTTTATCTCCACCTATGTCAAGGTCCACGGCAAAGACCTTCCCCCTTTTCTCCTGATCGGCATCGATCCCATCCTGGATTATCCCCTGCGGACCTGGCAACAGGACGCCCCGGATCAGGAGGAGGGGATCTTGTGGCTGGATCTCATCCGATTGCCCAACACCTGCCTGATGACCCGAACCCTGGCACAGACCCTCCGGCGATCCCCCGGCGACCTGATACAGCTCTCCCATGTGAACACGATCACCCCCTTTCACATCCTCGGCATTCTAAAACCCCGGGGTCTTGCCCGGGTGGAAGGGGGCGCCATGGCCATTACGGATATCGCCACGATCCAGGAATTCATCGGCTGTCAGGGCTGGGTGGACCGCATCGACCTCAAGCTCAAGCCATGGGCGGGCGAGGCGGACCTCCGGCGCATCCGAGGCGCCCTGCCCGAAGCATTCGGCCTGGAACGTTCCGCCGAGACCAAGGAGACAGGCGAGGCCATGATCCGGGGATATCAGCTCAACCTTTCCGTGTTAAGTCTCGTATCCCTCTTTGTGGGGATGTTTCTGGTCTACAGCCTGGTTTCCCTGAATGCTGCTGCGCGACGGAATGAGCTGGCCGTCCTGAAGGCGCTCGGAGGGTCTACCGGTCTGATCTTTTTATTGATCCTCTCCGAGGGGATCGCCCTGGGGATCTTCGGATGGCTGGTGGCGATTCCCATCGGATCCATGCTGGTTCAATATCTCCTGACTGCGGTCAGCGGAACCGTCGACAGCCTCTTTGTCCGCGTGCAGGCCGTGGCATTGCGACCGGATGCCTGGGAGATCCTCCTCTCTTTTGTGATCACCGTCGGCACGTCCCTCATCGCGGCCTTCAAGCCGGCCTGGGATGCCACCCGGATAGCCCCGAAAGAGGCCATGACCATCCATGGGTCGATAAGTTCCCCCCCCTCCACGGGAAGGGTGTTTTTTCCTGTCGGGCTCTCCCTTATCGCCCTTTCCTGGCCCCTGGCGTTGTTGCCCCCGGTGGGCTCCTTCCCCCTGGCCGGATATGTTTCCGCCGGCCTTCTCATCGTCGGGTTTTCCTGCCTGTCCCCACCCCTCTTGAGGATCATCGGGTCCCGACTGGCCGGTCCGCTTCGGCGCCTGGGGGGAGAGCCGGCCTTCTTGGCCGGACGCTATGTGCGGGAGGGAGGCAACCGGACAGCCATCTCCGTGGGTGCCTTGATCACGGCCGTGGCCCTCTTCGTATCCCTGGTGATCATGGTGAACAGCTTCCGATATACCGTATCGCTCTGGATCGAGCAGACCCTGGCCGCCGATTACCTTCTCCGGCCCAGCATGGCCGGACTCAATAAGTACCGTGATGCCCTCCCCGACCAGGTGGTCCAAGCGATTCAGGGGATGGGGCCGGACGTGGATGTCCTTCCCTATCGTCGTCTCCATCTTCGGCACAACAAGTTGCCCTATGAGCTGGAGGCGGTAAACCTAAACAAACTCATGAATTACGGCGGATTTATTCTCCTTCGGGGCCGCATGGAAAAGATCGGCGACGATCTTTTCGGGGGCCAAGGTGTTCTGGTCTCCGAGGTGTTCTCCAACAGAAGCGGTCTGAGCCCGGGGGATCGTTATCGTGCGCAGGTCGGGGAGGTCGTCCTCGATCTCCCTATACTCGGGGTTTTCAGGGATTATCGCACCAATGGCGGTGCGGTCTATATGGATTTGACGGCTTATCAGTCCATGACCGGAGACATTGCATGGGGGGGCGTCCGATTTTTTTTCAAGGACCGGGAGAGGGACCTGAAGGCGGCGATCCGGGACCTGGAAGACCGGATTCTTCGGTGTTGCGCACAGGACCATCCCCTGGAAATGGCGTCCGGTCTCCAACTGCGCAGGGAGGTCCTGAGGATTTTTGACGAGACCTTTGCGGTGACCACCGTGTTGCTGCTCATCGCGCTTGTGGTAAGCGCCCTGGGGATCGCAACCACGCTGACCGTCCTGGTCCTGGAGCGGTTCCGCCAATTGAACACCCTTGCGGCCATCGGCGCCAGTCGCGGGCAGATCCGCGCCATGGTCTTCTGGGAGGCGGCCCTCATGGTGGCGGCAGGGGAACTCATCGGGCTCGCATGCGGGTTCTTCCTCTCCTCTTTCCTCATTTATGTGATTAATCCGCAGTCCTTCGGATGGACGTTCCTCTACAGGATCGACATCGGAACCTTTCTGGTCTCCCTCCCGCTGATACTGGCTACGGCCCTCGCCGCCGCGCTGCCCGCGGCCCGTCTGATCCTGCGCGCATCGCCCGCGCAGGCCTTGAAGGAGGCCTGA
- a CDS encoding ABC transporter ATP-binding protein — translation MAQPGDPPVIQADALTRIYPLENGGVVGIRDIDLDIRKGEMAVVKGNSGSGKSTLLALMGGLDRPSRGRLVVEGRDLDKASAGELTDYRRTIVGMVFQAFNLLPTLTALENVCLPALLAGRPYQTTHDRALEHLEELGLREFGGRYPAQLSGGEMQRTAIARALINNPSIILADEPTGNLDSRNGEIVMKLLADLNRRQGRTVIVATHSTLADPYATLQITLRDGMIVQRIPCNP, via the coding sequence ATGGCCCAACCCGGTGATCCCCCTGTCATCCAAGCCGATGCGTTGACCCGGATATATCCCCTGGAGAACGGAGGCGTTGTCGGGATTCGCGATATTGATCTGGACATCCGCAAGGGTGAGATGGCGGTGGTCAAGGGAAACAGCGGATCCGGAAAGAGTACCCTCCTGGCCCTCATGGGAGGGCTTGACAGACCTTCCCGGGGCCGCCTGGTGGTGGAAGGGAGGGATCTGGACAAGGCCTCGGCAGGCGAACTCACCGACTACCGCCGGACCATCGTGGGCATGGTTTTTCAGGCCTTTAACCTCCTGCCTACCCTGACCGCCCTGGAGAACGTCTGTCTGCCGGCACTCCTGGCAGGAAGACCCTATCAGACGACGCATGACCGCGCCCTGGAACACCTGGAGGAACTCGGCTTGAGGGAATTCGGGGGACGCTATCCTGCTCAACTCTCGGGCGGAGAGATGCAGCGTACGGCCATTGCCAGGGCCCTCATCAACAACCCTTCCATCATCCTGGCGGACGAACCCACAGGAAACCTGGACAGCCGCAACGGCGAGATCGTCATGAAGCTCCTGGCGGATCTCAACCGGCGTCAGGGGCGCACGGTTATCGTTGCCACCCACAGTACCCTGGCGGACCCCTATGCAACCCTGCAGATCACCCTCAGAGACGGGATGATCGTCCAAAGGATCCCATGCAATCCTTGA
- a CDS encoding ketopantoate reductase family protein encodes MSSIQNISLIGTGAMGSFYASKLFDMDRNCISLIADGERYERLREKGFYVNNRQYILPVIRPDDATPPSDLVIVAVKHHHLPKAVTDIKRRIGEKTIIMSVMNGIDSEEQLGAAYGMEKILYAVAVGIDALREDNRLTYTTQGKLFFGEAKNPVISERVKDVQALFDSAGIAYETPVDMIRILWWKFMINVGINQASAVLGAPYSAFQTSQEARELMESAMKEVMAIAREAKVDLSEKDIENWYSVLSGLSPEGKTSMLQDVEAKRKTEVDMLAGKVIELGKQYDIPTPVNQKILETIKRIEDENAIPGI; translated from the coding sequence ATGTCATCCATCCAAAACATCTCGTTGATAGGCACCGGCGCCATGGGCTCTTTTTATGCCAGCAAGCTCTTTGATATGGACCGGAACTGCATATCTTTAATTGCAGATGGGGAACGCTATGAACGTCTCAGGGAAAAGGGGTTTTACGTCAATAACAGGCAGTATATCTTGCCGGTGATTCGACCGGATGATGCGACCCCTCCTTCGGACCTGGTCATCGTCGCTGTAAAACATCATCATTTACCGAAGGCCGTTACCGACATAAAAAGGAGGATCGGCGAGAAGACCATTATAATGTCCGTGATGAATGGTATCGACAGTGAGGAGCAGCTCGGGGCCGCTTACGGGATGGAAAAGATATTGTACGCCGTTGCTGTCGGCATCGATGCGCTCAGGGAAGATAACCGTCTGACCTATACCACTCAAGGGAAGCTGTTTTTTGGCGAGGCAAAAAATCCCGTCATCTCAGAGCGGGTCAAAGACGTGCAGGCCCTCTTTGACAGCGCCGGAATTGCCTATGAGACACCTGTCGACATGATCCGGATCCTTTGGTGGAAGTTCATGATCAACGTTGGAATAAATCAGGCGTCGGCCGTCCTTGGTGCACCCTATTCCGCGTTCCAGACATCGCAGGAGGCAAGAGAACTCATGGAATCGGCCATGAAGGAGGTCATGGCCATTGCCAGGGAAGCAAAGGTGGATCTGTCTGAGAAAGATATTGAAAACTGGTATTCGGTTCTATCCGGTCTCTCGCCTGAGGGAAAGACCTCCATGCTCCAGGATGTGGAGGCCAAGAGGAAGACCGAAGTGGACATGCTGGCGGGGAAGGTGATTGAACTGGGAAAGCAATACGACATTCCGACGCCGGTGAACCAAAAGATCCTGGAAACTATAAAAAGGATAGAGGATGAAAATGCAATCCCCGGAATCTAA
- a CDS encoding DUF3786 domain-containing protein: protein MPTLNNPLEILKLLEKSNCRECGEKTCLAFAGAVFQGRKILGECPRLDPKVAERVTGESQRVNDVKDNRQEALEILKAKVARVDLPSIAERIGGRFSDGRLTVKMLGKDFSVDAEGNLYAQIHINPWVAAPFLDYVIRGKGIPPTGNWISFRELSNGRAQYPLFRKRCEDPMKQMADRSPELFDDMVHVFDGKQVEQQFQSDVSVVLHFLPKVPGMICYWSPEDGMASSLNVFFDETADQNLSIGSLFSLGAGFAQMIQKAALRHM from the coding sequence ATGCCCACCCTAAATAATCCTTTGGAAATTCTCAAACTGCTCGAAAAATCCAACTGCCGGGAATGCGGGGAAAAAACCTGTCTGGCCTTCGCCGGTGCGGTCTTCCAGGGGCGGAAAATCCTGGGGGAGTGCCCCAGGCTGGATCCGAAAGTCGCTGAACGCGTCACAGGGGAATCCCAAAGGGTTAACGATGTCAAGGACAATCGCCAGGAGGCCCTCGAGATCCTGAAAGCCAAGGTTGCCAGGGTCGACCTTCCTTCCATTGCCGAGCGCATTGGCGGCCGGTTCTCGGACGGCAGGTTGACGGTCAAAATGCTGGGAAAAGACTTTTCAGTGGATGCCGAAGGGAACTTGTATGCCCAGATCCATATCAATCCGTGGGTGGCCGCCCCGTTTCTCGACTATGTAATCCGTGGCAAGGGCATTCCTCCGACCGGGAACTGGATATCCTTCCGGGAACTGAGCAACGGGCGGGCCCAGTACCCGCTTTTTCGGAAACGTTGCGAAGACCCGATGAAACAGATGGCCGACCGTTCTCCCGAGCTCTTCGATGACATGGTGCACGTCTTTGATGGAAAGCAGGTGGAACAACAATTCCAATCGGATGTTTCGGTCGTCCTTCACTTCCTCCCCAAGGTACCCGGCATGATCTGCTACTGGTCTCCGGAAGACGGCATGGCGTCCAGCCTCAATGTCTTCTTTGACGAGACAGCGGACCAAAATCTGTCCATCGGTTCCCTGTTTTCGCTGGGCGCCGGGTTTGCCCAGATGATTCAAAAGGCGGCCTTGCGCCATATGTAG
- a CDS encoding endonuclease/exonuclease/phosphatase family protein: protein MPGLIMIQIDGLGRTQLEKALKRGRLPSIRRLLRSERVRLYSHYSGVPSTTPAVQAELFYGVKTGVPAFYYLHRKSGQLFSMQFSQAAKAVATELESRTDRPLLQGGHAYADIFTGGAEEARFCAESMDLESLLRRMHPVKWVLLPILYSYKVARVLALALLEIFLALIDFVRGVFDRKDVWYEFLFILSRIGVVIVLREIVRFMVRLDIERGIPVIHANFLGYDEQAHRRGPESYFAHWALKGIDDVVRDILRAIRRSDYRDYEMIIYSDHGQESCRMYVTEHGVSVRQAVRRTLHALWNGGTPPAAGTDWEADNETGLFTRGLLRSKPARPPVRPPDLATRVTVTAKGPLGHVYLPFIPDEAQKQAAAHALVHEAGIPLVLYTLTDGEVRAVNSKGLFRLPQDAAPLIGQDHPFLTTAAEDLAATCRHPDAGDLVISGWEPGARPLTFPVENGAHGGPGKEETHGFVMLPETMPLPETLLGNTQDQVSFLRPLDLRRVILAYLEPLEKDRGTRVKIMDGPRIVASHRVRHPSVMTYNVHSCIGTDGKVRPLRIARLISRLQPDIVAVQELDVACPRTGCIDQAAMIGAELDMAYVFLPLIEGEKGCYGIAIFSRWPFSTVRAEAFHAPSTKGREPRGAVWIKLDLNGETIHIINTHLGLTRRERLAQIQTLLGPNWLGAIENNPPIIVCGDFNARPGSAVYGLVQRVFKDVQTGCAGHIPKATFASYRPFMRIDHIFVSNAFSVERVCVAAGGNALVASDHLPLKAELKFTAQGQKQGGGTHG, encoded by the coding sequence GTGCCCGGGCTGATCATGATCCAGATCGACGGACTGGGCCGAACGCAGCTGGAGAAAGCCTTGAAGCGGGGCCGCCTCCCCTCTATCCGGAGGTTGTTGCGGAGTGAACGGGTCCGTCTGTACAGCCATTACTCCGGGGTGCCTTCCACAACACCGGCGGTGCAGGCGGAGCTTTTTTACGGTGTCAAGACCGGTGTGCCCGCCTTTTATTACCTTCACCGCAAAAGCGGACAGCTGTTCAGCATGCAATTCTCCCAGGCCGCCAAGGCGGTTGCCACGGAACTTGAATCCAGGACCGACCGCCCCCTGCTCCAGGGCGGTCACGCCTATGCCGACATTTTCACCGGCGGTGCCGAAGAAGCCCGCTTTTGCGCTGAAAGCATGGATCTGGAATCGCTCCTCCGTCGGATGCATCCGGTCAAATGGGTTCTGCTGCCGATACTGTATTCCTACAAAGTGGCGAGGGTCCTGGCCCTGGCACTTCTTGAAATCTTCCTGGCCCTGATCGATTTTGTCCGGGGGGTCTTCGACCGGAAGGATGTCTGGTACGAATTTCTATTCATCCTCTCCCGCATCGGGGTGGTGATTGTGCTGCGCGAAATTGTCCGGTTCATGGTGCGACTGGATATCGAGCGGGGGATCCCGGTAATCCACGCCAATTTTCTGGGCTATGACGAGCAGGCCCATCGCCGCGGCCCGGAGTCTTATTTCGCCCACTGGGCACTCAAGGGTATCGACGATGTGGTGAGGGACATCCTCCGCGCAATACGACGTTCGGATTACCGTGATTACGAGATGATCATTTACAGCGATCATGGCCAGGAGTCCTGCCGCATGTACGTGACGGAGCATGGTGTGAGCGTCCGTCAGGCGGTGCGCCGCACCCTGCACGCCTTGTGGAACGGCGGCACCCCCCCTGCCGCGGGGACGGACTGGGAGGCAGACAACGAAACAGGTCTGTTTACACGCGGGCTGTTGCGATCCAAACCGGCCCGGCCGCCGGTCCGGCCGCCGGATTTGGCCACGCGCGTTACCGTTACCGCCAAGGGCCCGCTCGGTCACGTCTATCTGCCGTTCATTCCGGACGAGGCCCAGAAACAGGCGGCCGCCCACGCCCTGGTGCACGAGGCCGGGATTCCCCTGGTGCTCTATACGCTTACCGACGGTGAGGTCCGGGCGGTGAATTCCAAAGGTCTGTTTCGACTGCCGCAGGACGCGGCGCCCCTGATCGGTCAGGACCATCCCTTTTTAACGACCGCTGCCGAGGATCTGGCGGCCACCTGCCGGCACCCTGATGCCGGAGACCTGGTGATCAGCGGCTGGGAACCGGGGGCCCGACCCTTGACCTTTCCGGTGGAAAACGGGGCGCATGGCGGCCCGGGCAAAGAGGAGACCCATGGCTTTGTGATGCTGCCGGAGACCATGCCATTGCCTGAGACCCTCCTCGGGAATACTCAAGATCAGGTGTCTTTTTTGCGTCCCCTGGATCTGCGGCGGGTCATCTTGGCATATTTGGAGCCGCTGGAGAAAGACCGGGGGACCAGGGTCAAGATTATGGACGGTCCCCGAATCGTGGCGTCGCACCGGGTCCGGCACCCCAGCGTCATGACCTATAATGTCCATAGCTGCATCGGGACCGACGGTAAGGTTCGACCTTTACGCATTGCCCGGCTGATCTCGCGTCTTCAGCCGGATATTGTGGCCGTACAGGAGTTGGATGTTGCGTGCCCACGTACCGGTTGCATCGACCAGGCGGCGATGATTGGCGCAGAGCTGGACATGGCGTATGTTTTTCTTCCGCTGATAGAAGGTGAGAAGGGCTGCTATGGGATCGCGATTTTTTCCAGATGGCCTTTCAGCACCGTACGGGCTGAAGCCTTCCACGCGCCCTCAACCAAGGGACGGGAGCCACGGGGCGCGGTCTGGATAAAGCTGGACCTGAACGGCGAAACCATACACATCATCAATACCCATCTGGGCCTCACCCGCCGGGAACGCCTGGCCCAGATACAGACCCTGCTCGGCCCAAATTGGCTGGGCGCAATAGAGAACAACCCACCGATAATCGTTTGCGGAGACTTTAACGCCAGGCCCGGATCGGCCGTCTACGGCCTTGTTCAGCGGGTATTTAAAGATGTCCAGACCGGCTGCGCCGGCCACATTCCGAAGGCCACCTTTGCCTCGTATCGGCCCTTTATGCGGATTGATCACATTTTTGTGAGCAATGCTTTTTCGGTCGAACGGGTGTGCGTGGCCGCAGGAGGAAATGCCTTGGTGGCATCGGATCACCTGCCGCTTAAGGCGGAGTTAAAATTTACGGCACAAGGGCAGAAACAGGGGGGTGGAACGCATGGCTGA
- a CDS encoding VTT domain-containing protein, giving the protein MAESTGGWTKPLIGAGLLVAVAVGLKLYGPEWDKEALVAYAEQLPGSLFIAGFVVLPMVGGPVSLFLIAAGLKFGVIGGMLVAAGCIGVHNLVAYRLTHSYFKTPVKRFLLRRGYPIPDVPERHQAWFTVAFTGVPSLPYTTKLYLLAFTNIPFRIYFWLGWPTYAVSSIVFVGLGDAAGRLNWNWIIVLALLGAGLVAFSIYLNKKIRQKIGF; this is encoded by the coding sequence ATGGCTGAATCCACCGGGGGGTGGACCAAACCGCTCATCGGCGCGGGCCTGCTGGTGGCTGTCGCCGTCGGGCTGAAACTCTATGGCCCGGAGTGGGATAAGGAGGCCCTGGTGGCCTATGCCGAGCAGCTGCCCGGCAGCCTGTTTATAGCCGGGTTTGTGGTGCTTCCGATGGTAGGGGGACCGGTCAGTCTTTTTCTGATTGCCGCCGGCCTAAAATTCGGCGTGATTGGAGGAATGCTCGTGGCCGCCGGCTGTATCGGTGTTCACAACCTTGTGGCCTACCGGTTAACCCACAGCTACTTCAAAACACCGGTTAAACGGTTCTTATTGCGCCGGGGTTATCCTATTCCCGATGTCCCCGAACGTCACCAGGCCTGGTTCACCGTGGCCTTTACCGGGGTGCCCAGCCTCCCCTACACCACCAAGCTGTACCTCCTGGCCTTCACCAATATCCCGTTCCGGATCTATTTCTGGTTAGGCTGGCCCACCTATGCCGTCAGCAGCATTGTGTTCGTCGGTCTGGGGGATGCAGCCGGGCGGCTGAACTGGAACTGGATTATCGTCCTGGCCTTGCTGGGCGCGGGATTGGTGGCGTTTTCCATCTATTTGAACAAAAAGATCAGGCAAAAAATCGGATTCTGA
- a CDS encoding DUF1846 domain-containing protein: MRKIGFDNEKYIREQTKEILERVRRFDNKLYLEFGGKLLFDFHAARVLPGYDPNVKMRLLQGLKDKADILLCIYAGDIERKKIRADFGITYDSDALKLIDDLRVWEINVLGVVITRFENQPAATAFKNMLERRNIKVYTHQYTKGYPTDVDLIVSDEGYGANEYIETHKPLVIVTGPGPGSGKLATCLSQLYHHYLRGMKAGYAKFETFPIWSMPLKHPVNVAYEAATADIKDFNLIDPFHLEAYDAKAVNYNRDTEAFPVLKRILEKITGGESFYRSPTDMGVNRCGFAITDDEVTQEASRQEIIRRYFRYRCEYAMGFTGKDTVQRVELFIKNFDLAPEYRNVVGPARRAADNAREKDKGNEGIFCGAAIALKDGTIITGENSTLMHAASSLVLHAIKHLAGIPAKIKLLPSYITDSIRNLKTEMLHEKTISMDLEETLIALSVSAATNSAAQLAMEQLRELHGCEVHMTHIPTPGDEAGLRRLGVNLTSDPSFPTKNLFIS; encoded by the coding sequence ATGAGAAAGATCGGTTTTGACAACGAAAAATACATTAGGGAACAAACAAAAGAAATCCTTGAGCGCGTTCGAAGGTTTGACAACAAATTATACCTTGAGTTCGGCGGTAAGCTCCTTTTCGATTTCCATGCTGCCCGCGTGCTTCCGGGATACGATCCCAACGTGAAGATGAGACTCCTTCAGGGGCTCAAGGATAAAGCGGATATCCTCCTCTGCATCTACGCGGGAGATATCGAACGGAAGAAAATCCGGGCCGATTTCGGCATCACCTATGATTCGGATGCCCTTAAGCTGATCGATGATCTGAGGGTGTGGGAGATCAATGTGCTGGGCGTTGTCATCACACGGTTTGAAAATCAACCGGCGGCGACAGCATTCAAGAATATGCTGGAAAGACGAAACATTAAGGTGTACACCCATCAGTATACAAAAGGATATCCTACCGATGTCGACCTTATCGTGAGCGATGAAGGCTATGGCGCCAACGAATACATCGAGACCCATAAGCCACTTGTTATCGTTACCGGTCCCGGTCCGGGAAGCGGCAAGCTGGCGACGTGTCTCTCCCAACTGTATCATCATTACCTGAGGGGGATGAAAGCGGGATATGCGAAGTTTGAGACATTTCCCATCTGGAGCATGCCGCTGAAACATCCCGTCAATGTGGCATATGAGGCCGCGACCGCGGATATCAAAGATTTTAACCTCATCGATCCATTTCATCTGGAGGCTTACGATGCCAAAGCCGTCAACTATAATCGCGATACCGAGGCTTTTCCGGTTCTCAAGAGAATACTGGAAAAAATTACCGGAGGCGAATCGTTCTATCGATCTCCCACGGATATGGGCGTCAATCGCTGCGGCTTCGCAATAACGGATGATGAGGTTACCCAGGAGGCCTCCAGGCAGGAAATAATCCGACGGTATTTTCGCTATCGCTGTGAATATGCCATGGGCTTTACTGGAAAGGATACGGTGCAGCGGGTGGAACTTTTTATCAAGAATTTCGACCTGGCGCCGGAATACAGAAATGTCGTGGGACCGGCACGCCGGGCCGCCGACAATGCCCGGGAGAAAGACAAAGGCAATGAAGGCATATTTTGTGGCGCAGCCATAGCGTTGAAAGACGGAACCATCATCACGGGGGAGAATTCCACACTCATGCATGCGGCATCCAGCCTTGTTCTGCATGCGATCAAACACCTGGCGGGCATCCCGGCCAAGATAAAGCTGCTTCCCTCCTATATAACGGATTCAATCCGCAATCTTAAAACAGAGATGTTGCACGAAAAAACCATCAGTATGGATCTCGAGGAGACGCTTATCGCCTTAAGTGTGAGTGCCGCGACAAACTCAGCCGCGCAACTGGCCATGGAGCAGTTAAGAGAGCTGCACGGATGTGAGGTTCATATGACGCACATTCCGACGCCGGGGGATGAAGCAGGTTTAAGACGCCTCGGGGTCAATCTTACCAGCGATCCGAGCTTCCCCACAAAGAACCTTTTTATTTCATAG